Proteins co-encoded in one Plasmodium reichenowi strain SY57 chromosome 10, whole genome shotgun sequence genomic window:
- a CDS encoding hypothetical protein (conserved Plasmodium protein, unknown function) gives MNLPKNEKNESLEEKEKEQDVDENIIIKYAVFHSCLLLLSGIQIYFICPSKKKDNKRTILYDKKKQSICSNELNISKDYIEIQKNITKENIKMKNKNKSLKDHFLNDYNIYFNKPKKKILNEHTSYPIPVYKKNNE, from the coding sequence atgaatttaccaaagaatgaaaaaaatgaatctttagaagaaaaagaaaaagaacaagatgttgatgaaaatataattattaaatacGCAGTTTTTCATTCGTGcttattattactatcaggtatacaaatatattttatctgcccttccaaaaaaaaggataataaacgtactattttatatgataaaaaaaaacaaagtATATGTTCGAACgaattaaatatttctaaAGATTACATAGAAATACAAAAGAACATTActaaagaaaatataaaaatgaagaataaaaataaatccTTGAAAGaccattttttaaatgactataatatttattttaataaaccaaaaaaaaaaattcttaaTGAACATACCTCTTATCCTATACctgtttataaaaaaaataacgaatga
- a CDS encoding hypothetical protein (conserved Plasmodium protein, unknown function): protein MKVFSIFKNVLMLFYVIVTFHKIPSEGGLNNAETLDNLDDNSLLAFFLLIQLEVPYFLDGLSSKIIYEKMIDATMYLLREEIIKSSHINEIKQSLVQDINNTIIGLNNILGDIRNDDEKYFKWLELIFSNCWNVENGCRNITRRNCSLSVLTMLPKKGLPITCISCIIYALNYASHSIYLFKNFSNIENCNNENNIKLINLSNEISIIRENIIYLNSLEKISVLKNVQSEIIVLHIKNGSGLIKLLNTQGHGAFIRIVSNSIYEVIKRSINDYIKYVNNNNNNIYKNNDYINNLYINMKNSITLTINGYLYKDNEKNEIFRILDFGLFLTDIHLNKCISLLNGNNIFIQLEIGSSQINVPFKNGNILNLIELEIILNSFLHFGYNYYSKVFLILKKIIYLKNYKDSDVFTYDDNNKNIYEHMAKWLRSNMKSDGNNQINNNLNKDIINNDIFQPNQNNNHVNQINNIDEIELTDDQTIYCIIIVNIVPDNKCLFLKKSIIQLLNKPIYSRSLSGFQFKDNKIINEELIEILGESYYNSSNKSKRRTNVFGSRINAREIQSAEKLIKPGLKLIHIAFHNFTSIPVQQRNTFYSANNMFSLFQHRIHYLKEWNPKLLIIKKFYPEDMIIKSYNVYSYPKNNNKYWFIISCTVIPFLLIILFVLLYKRWFPDNLICFPFLSKHRTNHNKQKKKKNYKYSCSTCRKKCFKHMYKMQKDKSQLRKRLILHKNIPKIPNNDKNTNNLLFPLKQNDEHLTRNRQKKSTTSLFIEEIQTNDIIE, encoded by the exons ATGAAGGTGTTTTCCATCTTTAAAAATGTCTTGATGTTATTTTACGTAATCGTCACCTTTCAcaaa ATTCCAAGTGAAGGCGGCTTAAACAATGCAGAAACGTTAGATAACTTAGATGACAATTCTCTGCTGGCTTTCTTTTTACTGATACAGTTAGAAGTTCCCTATTTTTTGGATGGTTTGTCTTCTAAAATAATATACGAAAAAATGATTGATGCAACAATGTATTTGCTTAGAGAAGAAATTATTAAGTCAAGtcatataaatgaaataaagCAATCACTAGTCCaagatattaataatacCATAATTGGG cTAAATAATATCCTGGGAGATATAAGAAATGACGACGAGAAGTACTTCAAGTGGTTAGAACTAATTTTCAGTAATTGCTGGAATGTAGAAAATGGCTGCAGAAATATAACCAGAAGGAACTGCTCATTGTCTGTGTTAACTATGCTTCCGAAAAAAGGACTACCCATAACATGTATAAGTTGCATTATTTATGCTTTAAATTATGCTTCCcattctatatatttatttaaaaacttttcaaatattgaaaattgtaataatgagaataatataaaattgatTAATTTAAGCAACGAAATTAGCATTATAagagaaaatataatttatctGAACAGTTTAGAAAAGATTTCTGTTTTGAAAAATGTACAAAGTGAAATAATAGttcttcatataaaaaatggtagtggtttaataaaattattaaacaCACAAGGACATGGAGCATTTATAAGAATTGTTAGTAATTCAATTTATGAAGTTATAAAAAGAAGCataaatgattatataaaatatgtaaataataataataataatatatataaaaataatgattatataaataatttatacataaatatgaaaaattcTATTACATTAACTATCAATggatatttatataaagacaatgaaaaaaatgaaattttTCGTATTTTGGATTTTGGATTATTTTTAACAGatatacatttaaataaatgtatatctttattaaatggaaataatatatttatacaattAGAAATTGGTAGTTCACAAATAAATGTACCTTTCAAAAATGggaatatattaaatttgaTTGAACTagaaattattttgaattcatttttacattttggttataattattattctaaagtttttcttatattaaaaaaaattatatatttaaaaaattataaagaCAGTGATGTTTTTacatatgatgataataataaaaatatttatgaacATATGGCCAAATGGTTACGTTCCAACATGAAATCAGATGGAAATAACCAAATCAATAACAATTTAAACaaagatattataaataatgatatatttcaacctaatcaaaataataatcatgTAAACCAAATTAATAACATAGATGAAATAGAACTTACAGATGATCAAACCATctattgtattattatagtAAATATAGTACCTGACAATAAATGTCTcttcttaaaaaaaagtattattCAACTTTTAAATAAACCAATATATTCAAGATCATTATCAGGTTTTCAATTTAAAGataacaaaattataaatgaagaaCTAATTGAAATATTAGGAGAATCATATTATAACTCATCCAATAAATCTAAAAGAAGAACAAATGTTTTTGGATCCAGAATAAATGCTAGAGAAATACAATCAGCAGAAAAATTAATCAAACCTGGTCTTAAACTTATTCATATTGCATTTCATAATTTTACTTCTATCCCAGTACAACAAAGAAATACTTTCTATTCTGCAAATAATATGTTCTCTTTATTCCAACATAGAATTCATTATCTTAAAGAATGGAATCCTAAACTTTTaatcattaaaaaattctATCCTGAAGATATGATCATCAAAAGTTATAATGTATATTCATAtccaaaaaataataataaatattggTTCATTATTTCTTGCACAGTCATACCATTCTTACTTATTATCCTATTTGTACTATTGTATAAACGATGGTTCCCCGACAATTTAATTTGCTTCCCTTTTTTATCAAAACATAGAACAAACCAtaacaaacaaaaaaaaaaaaaaaactacAAATATAGTTGCTCCACCtgtagaaaaaaatgtttcAAACATATGTACAAAATGCAGAAGGATAAATCGCAGCTCAGAAAAAGGCTTATtcttcataaaaatataccaAAAATACCCAACAACGACAAAAATACCAACAATTTGTTATTCCCActaaaacaaaatgatgAACACTTAACAAGAAACAGGCAAAAGAAAAGTACTACATCCCTTTTTATAGAAGAAATACAAacaaatgatataataGAATGA
- a CDS encoding adenosine deaminase, putative encodes MNCKNMDTSYEIINYLTKDELDMDLSCMDKKERYKIWKRLPKCELHCHLDVCFSVDFFLNIIRKYNIQPNMSDEEIIDYYLFSKPGKSLDEFVEKALRLTDIYIDYTVVEDLAKHAVFNKYKEGVVLMEFRYSPSFMSFKHNLDKDLIHEAIVKGLNEAVALLEYKIQVGLLCTGDGGLSHERMKEAAEFCIKHKKDFVGYDHAGHEVDLKPFKDIFDNIREEGIPLSVHAGEDVTIPNLNSLYTAINLLHVKRIGHGIRVSESQELIDLVKEKDILLEVCPISNVLLNNVKSMDTHPIRMLYDAGVKVSVNSDDPGMFLTNITDNYEELYAHLNFTLADFMKMNLWAVQKSFVDPDIKNKIISKYF; translated from the coding sequence ATGAATTGTAAGAATATGGATACTTCATATGAgattattaattatttaacaAAGGATGAGCTTGATATGGATTTATCATGTATGGATAAGAAGgaaagatataaaatatggaaACGACTTCCCAAATGTGAATTACATTGTCATTTAGATGTATGTTTTTCTgttgatttttttttgaatattattcgtaaatataatatacaacCAAATATGAGTGATGAAGAAATTATcgattattatttattttccaAACCTGGTAAATCATTAGATGAATTTGTTGAAAAAGCTTTAAGATTAActgatatatatattgattatACTGTTGTTGAAGATTTAGCTAAACATGCTGTatttaacaaatataaagaagGTGTTGTTTTAATGGAGTTTCGTTATTCTCCTTCTTTCATGTCCTTCAAACATAATTTAGATAAAGATCTTATCCATGAAGCTATTGTTAAAGGTCTTAATGAAGCCGTTGCTTTGttagaatataaaatacaaGTAGGCCTACTTTGTACAGGTGATGGTGGCCTTTCACATGAAAGAATGAAAGAAGCTGCTGAATTCTGtattaaacataaaaaagatTTTGTTGGTTATGATCATGCTGGACATGAAGTTGACCTTAAACCATTTAAAGATATCTTTGATAATATAAGAGAAGAAGGTATCCCCTTATCTGTACACGCTGGAGAAGATGTAACCATACCAAATTTAAATTCTCTTTATACAGCCATCAACTTATTACATGTTAAAAGAATTGGACATGGTATTAGAGTTTCAGAATCTCAAGAATTAATTGACTTagtaaaagaaaaagacATCTTGCTAGAAGTCTGTCCTATATCtaatgtattattaaataatgtCAAATCTATGGACACACACCCTATTAGAATGTTGTATGATGCTGGTGTGAAAGTGTCGGTAAATTCTGATGATCCAGGAATGTTCTTAACCAACATTACAGATAATTATGAAGAATTATATGCACACTTAAATTTTACATTGGCTGAttttatgaaaatgaaCCTCTGGGCTGTGCAAAAATCTTTTGTAGACCcagatataaaaaataaaattataagtaaatatttttaa
- a CDS encoding hypothetical protein (conserved Plasmodium protein, unknown function), whose product MLCYTTNTKRYAILIYKYLCKNGIMYRKYNFFSFEKESQEIEIEIEKVKHKAEKNRTLNYHHNNLRKNHPNKDHPVDKIFKTNEEQKKEENNLTNEFYNKIMDEYKLNNDEKLDKIKNIKKMKRKESPENVDKNIKGDKNIKNEKVIIHSKHLTNNIIMDESNICTNNVNTESININVSLSTHDIKKNKKIIKKNCNSNIINCTEEKHINNMLIKQTNKNKNDNLLTLNEKKKNDHFYKIFFSSKKVKIIKSQNHPIFIHLYKLASDRNYRQKQEKVILTNKKIILEREKNHISRIYTNSINNLKDFRSYDNFILLSNKLLKKLSFLYSFNNGVIAEITHKFYFDNVGLPFLAFCFYNINYEPTKKKQMCLNHINNNIPTVKTNINMDITNNTNISNINDSFCYNLISEKNLNRSGEKNFNVMEEMASCKKIKEQVEEGQNGSQNGSQNGRQNGSQDQSQSQSQDQSQSQSQDQSQSQSQDQSQSQSQDQSQSKEPNEDKIYTNDKLKNSHTCHNNNNIEYLCNGDIGTLIRSCFLLKWQCIFNIDNLNRKRKNKIKSSYKNMDINNIYDIDFFHPLTIRASSGYLLDIPFKNTDINEIYKYCKENKILMLKYKEDSDLYINYKNLYTEDDNKFLHLLSKAKGVFLIMDNCNNIERTYNLIYNNYINISNNINSENIFDNIYYVNLKNDETKPLDLISTYSIFMYILRSHFFKHIPQSSYVYVE is encoded by the coding sequence atgtTGTGTTATACAACTAACACAAAAAGGTATGCCATATTAATTTACAAATACCTATGTAAGAATGGTATTATGTACAGAAAGTATAATTTCTTCTCTTTCGAAAAAGAAAGTCAAGAGATAGAGATAGAGATAGAGAAAGTGAAACATAAAGcagaaaaaaatagaacattaaattatcatcataataatcTTCGTAAGAATCATCCGAATAAGGATCACCCCGttgataaaatattcaaaacGAATGAGGAACAAAAAAAGGAGGAAAATAATCTGACGAACGAGTTCTATAACAAAATTATGGATGAATATAAACTGAATAACGATGAAAAATTAGataagataaaaaatataaaaaaaatgaaaaggaaAGAATCTCCTGAAAATGTTGACAAGAACATTAAGggtgataaaaatataaagaatgaAAAGGTCATAATACATTCAAAGCAtttaacaaataatattattatggaTGAAAGTAATATATGCACAAATAATGTCAATACAGAaagtattaatataaatgtatcCTTGTCAACAcatgatataaaaaaaaataagaaaataataaaaaaaaattgtaattctaatattattaattgcacagaagaaaaacatataaacaatatgctaataaaacaaacaaataaaaataaaaatgataatttattaactttaaatgaaaaaaaaaaaaacgatcatttttataaaatatttttttcttcaaaaaaagttaaaataataaaatcaCAAAATCATCcaatatttattcatttatataaattagCTAGTGACAGAAATTATAGACaaaaacaagaaaaagttatattaacaaataagaaaattatattagaaagagaaaaaaatcatatttCCAGAATTTATACAAATAGTATTAACAACTTGAAGGATTTTCGTTCCtatgataattttatattgttatcCAACAAattgttaaaaaaattatcttTTCTTTATTCCTTCAACAATGGAGTAATAGCTGAAATCACACACAAATTTTACTTTGATAATGTAGGACTTCCTTTTTTAGCTTTCTGTTTCTATAACATCAATTATGAACCtacaaaaaagaaacaaatgTGTCTTaatcatattaataataatattcctACAGTTAAAACAAACATAAATATGGATATTACAAACAATACaaatatatctaatattaatgattctttttgttataatttGATATCAGAAAAGAACCTGAACAGGTCAggtgaaaaaaatttcaaCGTAATGGAAGAAATGGCTAgttgtaaaaaaataaaagaacaaGTCGAAGAGGGTCAAAATGGAAGTCAAAATGGAAGTCAAAATGGACGTCAAAATGGAAGTCAAGATCAAAGTCAAAGTCAAAGTCAAGATCAAAGTCAAAGTCAAAGTCAAGATCAAAGTCAAAGTCAAAGTCAAGATCAAAGTCAAAGTCAAAGTCAAGATCAAAGTCAAAGTAAGGAACCAAATgaagataaaatatatacaaatgataaattaaaaaattccCATACGTGTCATaacaataacaatattgaatatttatgtaatgGAGATATAGGTACTTTAATTCGAAGTTGTTTTCTGTTAAAATGGCAgtgtatatttaatattgaTAACTTAAATaggaaaaggaaaaataaaataaaatcgagctataaaaatatggatataaataatatatatgacaTTGACTTTTTCCATCCTCTTACAATACGTGCTTCATCTGGTTATTTATTAGATATTccttttaaaaatacagatataaatgaaatatataaatattgtaaagaaaataaaatactCATGTTAAAATATAAGGAGGATAgtgatttatatataaattataaaaaccTTTATACAGAAGATGACAATaaatttttacatttattaaGTAAAGCAAAAGGAGTTTTTCTTATAATGGataattgtaataatatagagagaacatataatttaatttataacaactatattaatattagtaataatataaatagtgaaaatatttttgataacatttattatgttaatttaaaaaacGACGAGACGAAACCCTTGGATCTTATTTCTACATATAgcatttttatgtatattctGAGGtctcatttttttaagcACATTCCTCAGTCATCTTATGTTTATGttgaataa
- a CDS encoding RAP protein, putative, giving the protein MTLLRPRERVIISAIRRESRIKYKAKRMHKRFRSWAQQRVREYWLPMNVCLTSNVELLDGQYLSGCIQKAATLRKHDYELWKGYSKRVLEISDTLTPQQIGYIFYGMGKSKFLNTLFYEKFLKCIQNNLDDFYSHPLMCIAWALNRLLIRDECFFKEFCKTIINKFDDIRTKDLIKINHSIAKLGIHDNNYKNFMNKNIITKLESIFAQDFRNVINDVTLINLYDDEVKKYILTRFTNMFICSRPQHYRNAYKSAVAIRVICPHVWDNLSSKVKSFYVRLSMRRIPQTSRAPSSFQWEVSDCLSKLGISHRNTFLWGCYFIDIGETNDKRNCWFIDGPSCFYTCTNKYTENVKLQHRILYDLGWNIRRVVWIDWLQFGDDTHQKIQYIKMLRQKQPLDKTLTHSPSISSQQIKEQLKKLKQYKLTKENNKQQIQIHV; this is encoded by the coding sequence aTGACGCTGCTTAGACCCAGAGAAAGAGTTATTATTAGCGCCATAAGGAGGGAAAGCAGAATAAAGTATAAAGCAAAACGTATGCACAAACGTTTTCGCTCGTGGGCACAACAAAGGGTACGAGAATACTGGTTACCTATGAATGTATGTTTAACAAGCAATGTGGAACTACTAGATGGACAATACTTATCTGGTTGTATACAAAAAGCGGCAACATTAAGAAAGCATGATTATGAATTATGGAAAGGATATAGTAAAAGGGTATTAGAAATAAGTGATACGTTAACACCTCAACAAATAggttatatattttatggTATGGGTAAAagtaaatttttaaataccttattttatgaaaagTTTTTAAAGTgtatacaaaataatttagACGATTTTTATAGCCACCCATTGATGTGTATAGCTTGGGCTCTTAATAGATTATTAATAAGAGATGaatgtttttttaaagaattttgtaaaacgattataaataaatttgaTGATATAAGAACAAAagatttaataaaaataaatcatagTATTGCTAAATTAGGTATacatgataataattataaaaactttatgaataaaaatattattacaaaattGGAATCTATATTTGCTCAAGATTTTAGAAATGTAATAAATGATGTTACgttaattaatttatatgatgatgaagttaagaaatatattcttacaagatttacaaatatgtttatatgttCAAGACCTCAGCATTATAGAAATGCATATAAATCAGCAGTAGCTATTAGAGTTATATGTCCACATGTATGGGATAATTTATCAAGTAAAGTTAAAAGCTTTTATGTAAGATTAAGTATGAGACGAATACCACAAACGAGTAGAGCTCCATCATCATTTCAATGGGAAGTTTCTGATTGCTTATCTAAATTAGGTATAAGTCACAgaaatacatttttatgGGGATGTTATTTCATCGATATTGGAGAAACCAATGATAAAAGAAATTGTTGGTTTATTGATGGACCTTCTTGTTTTTATACAtgtacaaataaatatacagAAAATGTTAAATTACAACAcagaatattatatgacTTAGGATGGAATATAAGACGTGTCGTTTGGATAGACTGGCTTCAATTCGGAGATGACACACATCAAAAAattcaatatattaaaatgcTCAGACAAAAACAACCATTAGATAAAACATTAACACATTCGCCTTCAATCTCTTCACAACAAATTAAGGAACAACtcaaaaaattaaaacaatataaattaacaaaagaaaataataaacaacAAATTCAAATTCATGTATGA
- a CDS encoding hypothetical protein (conserved Plasmodium protein, unknown function), translating into MSDNKCEENDDFSLISVNYNACENLYNSIRNKKCVDVAVHGKVLDDDYDRNKSRIKNKKNVSFEEKLYSDIEKKKEKFDDLSSHKSDHINISMIDKKRTDTFLRRKRSFLFNDYKYNEFMNAFKQQELKNFKNFHYLYKWKIAVSILLILSITFLLIGSYIYYESLNVIEININYNTGDDYKIINIPKDMNKPVYVYYKISNFYINFKTFLSDESHSLVNEKKCSYIRTYADIYKYRCINNIQTLPEVYDDMNIDKIPKKKKKNQKCHISDLKPEEANKKIFPCGLVSAAIFNDKIALSKNSVNYDIDKFPILHYFDFLTYMKKHKQFTNYKIWINTFSPEYKNWFHSPMTSSFIKPYGVINEDLQAGDDYKLTFLQNAWPADEWNAKKSFQLVSLRSIGNSSFKLAYAFFLLSLLYFIMIIFILVLVKCKYYKLGKTLTYCKLSMNKNIEKMNSRKKTNIQNINKKINSMQLEIMHKASSDPNNLAGADHSQKLCFCPLH; encoded by the coding sequence ATGAGTGATAATAAATGtgaagaaaatgatgatttttctttaatatcagtaaattataatgcttgtgaaaatttatataattctatacggaataaaaaatgtgtaGACGTTGCAGTTCATGGGAAGGTACTGGATGATGATTATGATAGGAATAAATCACGCATtaagaataaaaagaatGTTTCTTTTGAAGAAAAGTTATACAGCgatattgaaaaaaagaaagaaaagTTTGATGATTTATCAAGTCATAAAAGtgatcatataaatatatccaTGATAGACAAAAAAAGGACAGATACATTTTTAAGAAGGAAAAGATCTTTTCTGTTTAAtgattataaatataatgaattcATGAATGCTTTTAAACAACAAGAACTTAagaattttaaaaattttcattatttatataaatggaAAATAGCTGTGTCCAttctattaatattatctataacatttttattaattggatcatatatatattatgaatcCTTGAATGTTattgaaataaatataaattataatacaGGAGATgattacaaaataataaatataccAAAAGATATGAACAAGCCGgtttatgtatattataaaatatcgaatttttatataaactttaaaacatttttatcGGATGAATCACATTCATTAgtaaatgaaaaaaaatgttcttatataagaacatatgcagatatatataaatatagatgtattaataatatacagACACTTCCTGAAGTTTATGATGATATGAATATAGATAAAATtcccaaaaaaaaaaaaaaaaatcaaaaatgTCATATATCAGATTTAAAACCAGAAGAAgctaataaaaaaattttccCATGTGGTTTAGTTTCCGCTGCAATATTTAATGACAAAATTGCATTGTCAAAAAATTCGGTTAACTATGATATAGACAAATTTCCaattttacattattttgattttcttacatatatgaaaaaacataaacaatttacaaattataaaatttggATAAATACCTTTTCACctgaatataaaaattggTTTCATTCACCTATGACATCATCATTTATAAAACCTTACGGAGTTATAAATGAAGACTTACAAGCAGGAGATGATTATAAATTAACTTTTCTTCAAAACGCATGGCCAGCTGATGAATGGAATGCAAAAAAGTCCTTCCAATTAGTTTCTTTAAGAAGTATTGGAAACAGTTCTTTTAAATTGGCTTATGCCTTTTTTCTATTATcacttttatattttattatgattatttttatactaGTGTTAGTcaaatgtaaatattacAAACTTGGCAAAACATTAACTTATTGTAAATTGTcaatgaataaaaatatagaaaaaatgaatagtagaaaaaaaacaaacatacaaaatataaacaaaaaaattaactCTATGCAATTAGAAATTATGCACAAGGCTAGTTCCGATCCAAATAACTTAGCAGGAGCAGACCATTCCCAGAAGTTATGTTTCTGTCCCCttcattaa